The sequence below is a genomic window from Nicotiana tomentosiformis chromosome 6, ASM39032v3, whole genome shotgun sequence.
AGAAACAAAGTGCTATGGAAGGATTTCTTAGTTTAAGTTCGTTCCCATTTTCATTATCTTTTGGCTGGGAAAAGGAGGTGGCATTTTTAGCAGTGTAGCCAAAATAGTCTATTCACCAGGGAAAACATTAACTACAACTGATACAATCTTTCCCTGCTTCGTAAAAGTGAACGCATGATTTGTCCAAACCGGACAAACCAGACATAGGAGCATCCATACTTCATTTCTGGATGATGGAAGCGAGTTTCTTAAGATGGTTAAGGTGTGACTCTAGTTAGAGCTTAGTGAGTTTTAAAACCCTTCACGTAAAAGAGAAGAATATGTGACCATCTGCATAAGGAACACTTGTTTGTTATCAGATCTGACCAATAAAGCATTAGTTCTGAGTCCGTCTATTACCATATCTTTTAGAAGGGTTCATGAATCTCAAGTGAATTCTAGATTTAATTTGATATAATCAGTAGATATTGAGTGCTAATTGACCATGATCGCAATCCATTGAATTTCAAGATTGACTAAATCAACCCTGCCAATATGCAGATTTCAAGATCAAACTTGCCTGATGTCTGACTCTGTGAAACTCCCTCTGTTATCGCGGCCCAACACATTGAAGAGGAAAATAAAAAATTCATCTCATTTGATAGGATTTTACCTCCTCATCACACCAAGGAGCCAAGATCAATTTCTTTTGGCTTAGTGCTTCAGCAAATTCATCCCAGGTCTTTACAACCTGAACACAAGCATCTCGCTTTTGTTTTGCAACATCAAACAGATTTTGTTGGATAGAGGCGAGCACATCTTTTACTTGTTCGACTAAATTTGCCACAGGAATATCTGTTTTCGCTCCGTTGTCACGCCGAACAGCTCGTACCTGGGAAAGTTATTTCAGAGTTTTGGATCGAAAAACTATTAAATTAAAAAACAGCATGTTATTTGGCTGCTCTCAGAAAACAAACAATTAACACCATAGAACACAACATTTCTACTTTTTGTTTTCATGAACAACGGACTCAGTAGGGAGTAACTATAATTGGTACCTGATTATTGGCAAGATCTTTTGGTCCTATTTCAATCCTAAGAGGAACCCCCTTCATTTCCCAGTGAGAATATTTCCAGCCAGGTGAGTAGTTGTCTCTGTAGTCTGCCTCAGCACGAATACCTGATTCGTTCAAGTTTTTGACAGTGGCAGCACAGGCATCAAAGATCCCTTGAGTATTAGCGTCCTTGTATGGCACAGGAATAACAATTACTTGTGTCGCTGCAACTTTAGGAGGTAAGACCAGGCCTTTATCATCTCCATGAACCATGATCATCACACCAATCTGTCACAGTACCATAGAAAAGAAGGGAGAATTAGTCTGAAATCTGAGCTATTAACTGCACAATACAGAGTTGCTCAATGGCATGGAATACCCACCGTTCTGGTAGTATAGGCCCAGGAATTCTGCCAGACCATAGCCTTCTCTCCCTTCTCGTTTTCAAAATTTATCTCAAACATTTTTGCAAAATTCTGACCTAAACAGTGTGAAGTTGCACCTTGGATACCACGGCCGGTATTAGGGATAAAAGCCTAGCAAAAAGCCATGAACCATGTTAAAGACTGACAGATAAGAACAAGTTCACCAGCAGTAAAAGGAACTGCTAATGTCTCTGACAGAAGTGTCTTTGGTACCTCTACTGTAGTCGTATAGAGTCCACCAGCAAACTTTTCAAGCTCGCTTTTCTTTCCCTTACTCACTGGAACAGCTAAGAATTCTTCATATATACGTCTATACAACTCCAAGATTTCAAGAACCTGAAAAAATCGTTAGAAATCAGTATTTATTAAAGAGTAGTAAAGATAGAAGCTGACACATCAATTCTTGATTCTTTTCTAGGATAAATCAAGGCACCTCAGTTTCGAGCAACTAGTTCTCTCAAAAGCCCTTTAACACTATGAAGTTTGCTTAGCAAGAATTTGACGAGATTATAAGAAATCACAGCACGCAAAGGATGCATAAGTCAGAGACAACAACTAAGACTTTTCACTGATGCTGGGAGCACGATAGGTGAAAACAATCTCCAACTACTTTTCAATTGCTGTAGTAGCTTTCTAGCAACACCAAATTTCAAAGTTATGCCATGCTTAATAAGGAGAACGATCCAGGAAGCTAAAGAACCGTACAACTATGCACCAACAAAAATGCATCTTTCTCTAGTGGTTGAACTCACATTTCCAAAGTTTCAGCCATGACAAGGCCAGCAGTCAAAATTCACACATGCCCAATTTTGGCCATGAAACAAAGCCTATAACAGCCCAAATTTTGAGAGACAGAGGAGCCATACAGATACATGAAAATGGGCTTATTTGCATGTTGTGATATTCATACCTAATTCTACAATGATAATTTGTATACACTACACATGGGAACAAATTTCCATATCACACATAAGGTAAATCTGTTTTCTCCACAACTTGTCTGCTCACatttccctttttggattattcCAACATAGCGTCCATCTTCTCAAAAAGTTAAAAGGGTCCACTCTTCATTGTTCCTCCAATTCAAACCTGAATGAAAAGGGTAATGTATAACCCTCATTTGAAACTGAAGCAAAAGCAAAAAGTTTACATCCTTGCTTTGGCATCATTATCTTCTTCATTTCAAGACAGGTTAGCAGGCACCAACGTCATCTCATGTCAAGACAGGTTAGCAGACATCATCTCATGTAAAGACCGGTTAGCAGGGTGGTCCATGTAACTCGGATTAATTGTTCACTAAAATTTGATTTGCTTGTGCTCGAAGTAAAGTATCTCGTGGTGCTGCCTTGAGCTTAAAAAAACTATAGTTCTCGTACTTCTGCGCACCATCCCAAAGAGAATATGCAAATACCAAGTTTTAATGATTAGCATTAACTGGAAAGAACAGATGAAACCTCATACCACAATATATCCAAACATGATACAACCATAAGCCTCATGGTTGATGCAAACAGCTCCAGAAAGCTTAGTTTTGCATAAATGCATCATAAAGCAAGCATAGGACAAAGGACAGAGTAGGAATAAACAGAAAAAAATTTACAATTACTAAATTTCAGTTAACATCCACTGCTTTCAAGCTGTGTACTACTCTGTATAGCCATTTTAATGAAGCTTAAGAAACGGTTCAGTTTTTTTCTGAAAATGATAAACGACTCAATTGCACACTCTAATATATAACCAAATACCTCTGCATCTGCCTCCTCCTTAGTTGCAAAAGCAGTGTGTCCTTCTTGCCAAAGAAACTCACGACTCCTGAGTAAGGAACACGTGCAAAAATTGTTATACACGGCTTGAAGATCTCAAAAGAATGAATAGATGGTTGATGTTAATAACGTATAAGAAATACATGAGGAGCAGTAAAAGAAAGGAGATAACAATTAGGTCCATCCTCCCAGAAAGATACAATGTTGGATTCTTTTTTAGCTTAAACAAGATGCAAAACAAATGTTTGCAGTCAGAGCTCATCAACTTTCTGATGAGAGACAGGTGAAAAACATAAACTCAAAAAGTGAACCTGATAAAGGGGGTTGGGTTGCTAAACTCCCATCGCACAACGTTGCACCACTGGTTAAGTCTCAAGGGCAAGTCACGATGTCCCCTTATCCACTTAGAGAAATACGGATACATCACTGTTTCACTTGTTGGCCGAATCGCAATGGGCACTTCCAGATCAGACTCTCCAGATTTTGTAACCCAAGCAACCTGTAGAATGATGACAATTGGTTATAACGCATGGTTACTGAACAAATGCTATACAGTTTTAGATTGCTTAAGAGGATCCTACTAACTGAAGAACATGACTGAAGTTTCTGTAATTGAAACTAACAACGCGACTGAAGGAAGTATCTTACATCTAGGAATCATATATCGCACAAATTTGTGATAACTTTCTCAACTATTTGATGGGTTTGAAGGAGATTTAAAAGAATATAAAATGGAAAATCCCTTCACTTTTTACTATTATCCCTTGAAGAAAGAAGAATAGGAGCAGCAGGGACAACTTATATACATATTTGGAAGATATAATCCAGATTCACAAATCAAGGTGTCATAAAAAGGAAGGACAGAAAATGGAAAGGAAACACAGAGTATAAAAAAAACACTAAAAGCCTTCCCAGTGCTTCACAGACTGGAAGAACACAAGAGTTTGCCAACAAGAGCCAAGCCTCACCTCAGGAGCAAATCCTTCTATGTGGTCCTTTTCCTTTTGTAGAACACCAGGGGACACAAAAAGAGGGAAGTAGGAGTTCTTtatcttcatcttcttaatttcaGCATCAAAAAAGGCCTGGAAACAGAATTGTGGATGCATTGTAAATATAATGAAAAAAGGGGTAAAAAATgatccaaaatgtccaaaataagACGCCAGTCATGTAGATAACATCTCCTTTTCAAAAGAATTGTCAACATAGTTGACATAAAAAAAGAATTCAATCCTGAATAAGGCCCACACCAAACAATCATTTTGAGGGACAAACTTACTTGCAATATCTCCCAGATGGACATGGCCCAAGGCCGTAAGATATAACAGCCCGAAATGTCATAGTACTCAATCATTTCACCACTAACAACCACCTACAGTTATTAGTCAAGGAGAATCAAAATCATGATATGTGATAAAAAAGGAACTTGCAAATGCAATAAGACAGGAAGTACATAGAAAGAGCAGGAATCTTAATAAATGCATCATACAAGTAAGCAGACAAATAACAAAGTCAATGGCCGTTGAAGACATACATGGCATTGAGCTATTCACTTATAGTACTTGTCTGATAGAGTGCATTAAACTTACTAACAAACTGGAGATACATGCAGGTTAAAACATCAGTAAGGAGAAGAAGATTGGTAACAAAAGGGAAGCTTTCTTTTTCAGTTACGTTTGCACATGAATGATCCACTTGCCGCGGACATATATATCTATGGAATAATAGAACGTATTATAGAAGTCTTTGCCAAGGAATTTCAGGTTGCCCTACATTATCCAAAGATCCTTTCATGCATGTTAAGAATCAAGAAAATCAATTCCGGCTTTGTTGAAAGTGAATAAAGAAGAATTGCACCCCAAAAAAATATAGGAAGAAGAAGATGGAGAAATGTGCGGAAATGGAcaagaaataaaagaaatgaGTAGATAGTAATCTCGACTTCCCAACATGGCACCATGAGATCCCCTGTTAGGTACCTCCATGTCATGCACTAACTAGTTTTATGATGCCAAGCGAAAGACATTAAATAAAATAAAGGGGGACAATGTATTTTTAAAGAAAGAAATAGATTGCTAAAAGCAACTAGAACCCCATGCTGAAACTCTTCTTTTGCACAAAGCAAAATGACCTCAGAAGAACCCATGATTATCACATCTAACATCTCTAATAGTTGAATATCCCAAGCTTACCTCAGAATACCACTCCCCGAAGTTCTCATCTTTCTTGGAAGAGAGACCAAGACCTGTCTCTTTCTTGACTTCTTTCTTTTTTCCCTCTAAACAACGGAAAACACGGATATATTATACAAAGTGCAGACTGAAAAATTGAAGAGTCAGAAAATTTACGTTAAGAGCAATCAACTAGCGAGAATTACTTACTATTTGAATCTTTACCAGCCATGGCAGCAAACACCTCAAACGACAGCTAAGAATGTTCCCTCCCAATTGCCGGGGGTACTGTTTAACAGCAAAACAAGGGCAACAACTGATCAAGTTCAACAAATATCAGCTTCTGAAAGGGGTTAAttatcatttattttctttttcttcttaatttGACGGATCAATCAATTTAAAAATATGAAGGTTTTGCACCCTTTTTTTCTCCGATAGATGCATCAAAATTTTCATCCAGATCTGCCTTCCAACTATTTCAACACTATCAGTTACTGAACTACTCAGTTACATTTCGCATACACATATGAGAAAACATGAGTTGCTAGCTGCAATAATCTGCACCTAAGGGTGAGGCCtggtggtcaatgaagtgggttgagAATCATGAGATCTCAGGTTCAAATCCTAGCGGAGgcaaaaacactaggtgatttcttccaatCTGTCCAAACCTTGATAGACAGAGTTACCTGGTACCTATTGCTAGTGGGAGGTAGCAATAATGCCGTGGAATTAGTTGAGGTGGGCGATAAAAAAATAATCTGAATTAtcataaaatccgaaaattagcttcAAGAAGATACTGCATTAAAATGTTTAAAACTTCGCCCATTTAAACAGGTATGAGACTTGACAAAATCATGACAAGAATGAAAGATATGCAATTTGGTATACTCAATAAGAACAGCTATATAACCGTGCATCACGCATCATGGGACATATAATAAGGCTTCATATAATGTAACACAACACCCATTAACatgaaactgaaaaaaaaaactttaaatcTAATATAATGCACCCATAACagagaaaaaagaaattgaaaaaaaaataataaagaagTTCCGGTATTAGCAATTGCAAAAGGATATGGTCAACAATTTTAGACTGACCTTGGCAACAAAGAGAGGCGAAAACGACGCCGGACTGGGGAGGGTTTGAGGATGATGAAGCGGCGCAGCAGTGGAAGGAGAAGGAAAGTGTCAACGCTAGGAAAGAGTATGGGAAAACGACACGCTGCTCTTTATCCTGTTTGACTTGTGAGTAGAATTCAGATTCACCACTCTATTGAAATTACAGAATGAATTCACTCTACCAGACAGTAAACATGTTACATTTTCCTCTTTTTGTTTTCTGCTACTGTTCTATTTTATATAAGCATTATTTCCTCCCCCTTGTTTTTCTCCAAGCATTCTCCTTTAAATCCTTTTTAATATTTTAAGAATTTTGAAGTTAAATTTTTTTACTTTATCTTTAATAACATATTTTTTCAATATTAATAACATAAGTATTTTTATAACACACTCTTTGATAGGAAGGCGTGGAGTTCGAGAATTAGGTTTAAGGTTAGTAGATAGTCGAGTGTGTGACTCCTCCCTACCAGTATTATTAGTAGTAGTTCGTTGAGTATTCGGTTATTGATAATCTCTAATACTACATATTTTTTAttatcttgttgttgatattgcttGTTCTtttactatcttgttgttattACTGCTTGTTTTCTcattatcttgttgttgttatggttggttgttactgctttcttttttctttctttgaacCGGGAGTTTATCAAAAACAGTGTCTCTACgctcaaggtaggggtaaggtctgtgtacacgcTACCTCCCCATACTCCACTCGTGAAATTATACTAggtttgttattattgttgttgttattatatttttataatataaaaatattaagcATATTTAATACTATAAATTCATGGATACTTTTTATACgatcaaaagtcttttttttcttaaacttcatatCATGATAAACATCTCGGGAATCACATGAACAAAAGAATCTAAGTGTCTTTTCCATGGAAAGTCATTAAGAGAAGACAAAGGACACATTTTCTATTATACTTAGTGACTTTTTATGATACTTCAAATAAAATTGACTTATTTTTTTgttacaaaaaataatttaatagcTTTGATATTGTAttagtaaaaaaataaatattacacatGGAATTATATGAGGATGACATGGCAAAATACGTGGATCACTAAAAAGATGACAACTGGAGTATCGTATTAAAATATTCACAATTTACAACAAGTACGAGCAAATCACTCACGAGACGAAAGGGTTCGGTTGCTCGAGCCTAAATTACTCATTAAAGAGAAACAGGCAGGATGAATCAAGACAGTAAAGAGGGAAG
It includes:
- the LOC104095709 gene encoding proline--tRNA ligase, cytoplasmic; translated protein: MAGKDSNKGKKKEVKKETGLGLSSKKDENFGEWYSEVVVSGEMIEYYDISGCYILRPWAMSIWEILQAFFDAEIKKMKIKNSYFPLFVSPGVLQKEKDHIEGFAPEVAWVTKSGESDLEVPIAIRPTSETVMYPYFSKWIRGHRDLPLRLNQWCNVVRWEFSNPTPFIRSREFLWQEGHTAFATKEEADAEVLEILELYRRIYEEFLAVPVSKGKKSELEKFAGGLYTTTVEAFIPNTGRGIQGATSHCLGQNFAKMFEINFENEKGEKAMVWQNSWAYTTRTIGVMIMVHGDDKGLVLPPKVAATQVIVIPVPYKDANTQGIFDACAATVKNLNESGIRAEADYRDNYSPGWKYSHWEMKGVPLRIEIGPKDLANNQVRAVRRDNGAKTDIPVANLVEQVKDVLASIQQNLFDVAKQKRDACVQVVKTWDEFAEALSQKKLILAPWCDEEDVEKDVKARTKGEMGAAKTLCSPFDQPELPEGTLCFASGKPAKKWTYWGRSY